In Desulfobulbus oralis, one DNA window encodes the following:
- the uvrA gene encoding excinuclease ABC subunit UvrA, whose protein sequence is MEPQYIRIRGARMHNLKNISVDLPRNRLIVFTGLSGSGKSTLAFDTLYAEGQRRYVESLSTYARQFLGQMDKPEVDRLDGLSPAVAIEQKTTGRNPRSTVGTVTEIYDYLRLLFARAGQPHCPQCGAPIRAQSIADMIDLLMAEPEGTKCVLLAPVVRRRKGEHEQVLQKLRREGYVRVRVDGEMLQLAGDIRLEKTKFHSIEAVIDRVVIRAGLRRRLDESVSTAVKLGSGVMIVLFPDSGEERLYSESAACHQCGISVPALTPQLFSFNNPQGACPDCDGLGVTRYLDEKLLVPDASLSIAEGAIRPWYSHKLAPWTVPWMEALSQHYHFEVSTPFERLPERVRQLILYGSGEEKIALSRGHGAARRVSQQPFEGLIPRLNRLSRETSSVAMSELADRYMSERECPACKGARLKPEALAVRVGPWGIRDMSGMAIERLASELEGLSLEARHAQIAAPVLKEIRQRLRFLKGVGLGYLTLARSAGTLSGGEAQRIRLASQIGSGLAGVLYILDEPSIGLHQRDNHKLIKTLVSLRDLGNTVIVVEHDSDTIATADHVLDIGPGAGVHGGEVLYSGPVAGLLDCEASLTGGYLSGRLKIAVPKKRRPVQERHMLELRDACVNNLKHLHVRFPLGLMTCVTGVSGSGKSSLVMETLLKEAERYFNDRRGYAKGQPQLFGLEQLDKVIDIDQSPIGRTPRSNPATYTGVMSPVRELMAQLPESRARGYKAGRFSFNVKGGRCETCEGDGVLRIAMHFLPDVYVECERCHGRRYNAETLDIRYKGKNIADILDMTVAEALDFFQNLPGIQGKLQTIVDVGLGYVRLGQSSVTLSGGEAQRMKLAKELSRRATGRTLYILDEPTTGLHPDDIRQLLDVLGRLVAAGNTVVVIEHNLDVIKTADYIIDIGPEGGEAGGGIVATGTPEEVAACPQSFTGKFLQQLLPG, encoded by the coding sequence ATGGAACCGCAATATATCCGCATCCGCGGGGCGCGGATGCACAATCTGAAGAACATCTCCGTTGACCTGCCCAGGAACAGACTGATCGTGTTTACCGGCCTCTCCGGTTCGGGCAAGTCCACGCTCGCCTTCGATACCCTCTACGCCGAGGGCCAGCGCCGTTATGTGGAGTCCCTTTCCACCTATGCGCGCCAATTTCTGGGTCAGATGGACAAGCCGGAGGTGGACCGGCTCGACGGCCTTTCGCCTGCGGTGGCCATCGAGCAGAAAACCACGGGCCGCAACCCGCGATCCACCGTGGGCACGGTCACGGAGATCTACGACTACCTGCGCCTGCTTTTCGCCCGGGCGGGGCAGCCCCACTGCCCGCAGTGCGGCGCGCCCATACGCGCACAGAGCATTGCCGACATGATAGATCTGCTCATGGCCGAGCCTGAGGGCACGAAATGCGTACTGCTGGCCCCTGTGGTGCGGCGGCGCAAGGGCGAGCACGAGCAGGTCCTGCAAAAACTGCGGCGCGAGGGCTATGTCCGGGTGCGGGTGGACGGAGAAATGCTCCAGCTCGCCGGGGACATCCGCCTGGAAAAGACGAAATTTCACAGCATAGAGGCGGTGATTGACCGGGTGGTCATCAGGGCCGGTCTGCGCAGGCGGCTGGACGAATCGGTGAGTACGGCGGTCAAGCTCGGCAGCGGCGTCATGATCGTTTTGTTCCCGGACAGCGGGGAGGAGCGGCTCTACAGCGAATCCGCGGCCTGCCACCAATGCGGGATTTCGGTGCCGGCGCTCACGCCCCAGCTCTTTTCCTTCAACAACCCGCAGGGCGCCTGCCCGGACTGCGACGGTCTGGGCGTGACCCGCTATCTGGACGAAAAACTCCTGGTGCCGGATGCCAGCCTGTCCATTGCCGAAGGCGCCATCAGGCCCTGGTACAGCCACAAGCTCGCGCCCTGGACCGTGCCGTGGATGGAGGCCCTGTCGCAGCACTACCACTTTGAGGTGAGCACGCCTTTTGAAAGGCTGCCGGAGCGGGTGCGGCAGCTTATCCTGTACGGCAGCGGCGAGGAAAAGATCGCACTCAGCCGGGGCCATGGCGCGGCCCGACGGGTCTCGCAGCAGCCCTTTGAGGGCCTGATCCCCCGCCTGAACCGGCTTTCCAGGGAGACCTCCTCAGTGGCCATGAGCGAACTGGCGGACCGCTACATGTCGGAGCGGGAATGCCCGGCCTGCAAAGGGGCGCGGCTGAAGCCCGAGGCGCTGGCCGTGCGCGTGGGCCCCTGGGGCATCAGGGACATGAGCGGCATGGCGATCGAGCGGCTGGCAAGCGAGCTGGAGGGGCTCAGCCTGGAGGCGAGGCACGCCCAGATCGCCGCGCCGGTCCTCAAAGAAATCCGCCAGCGTCTCCGCTTTCTGAAAGGCGTGGGCCTGGGCTATCTGACACTGGCACGCTCCGCGGGCACCCTGTCCGGCGGCGAGGCCCAGCGGATCCGGCTGGCCTCCCAGATTGGTTCGGGCCTGGCCGGCGTGCTCTACATCCTGGACGAGCCCAGTATCGGCCTCCACCAGCGGGACAACCACAAGCTCATCAAAACGCTTGTCAGTCTGCGCGATCTGGGCAACACGGTTATCGTGGTGGAGCACGACTCGGACACCATCGCCACGGCCGATCACGTCCTGGACATTGGCCCGGGCGCGGGCGTACATGGCGGCGAGGTGCTCTATTCCGGTCCGGTTGCCGGCCTCTTGGACTGCGAAGCCTCGCTCACCGGCGGCTATCTCTCCGGTCGCCTGAAAATAGCGGTGCCGAAAAAGCGGCGGCCCGTACAGGAACGGCATATGCTGGAGCTGCGAGATGCCTGCGTCAACAATCTGAAGCATCTGCACGTGCGCTTTCCCCTGGGCCTCATGACCTGCGTGACCGGGGTGTCCGGTTCGGGCAAGAGTTCCCTGGTCATGGAGACGCTCCTCAAGGAGGCGGAGCGCTATTTCAACGACAGGCGGGGCTATGCCAAAGGCCAGCCGCAACTCTTTGGCCTTGAACAGCTCGACAAGGTCATTGACATTGACCAGAGCCCGATCGGCCGTACCCCGCGTTCCAACCCGGCCACCTACACCGGCGTCATGTCTCCGGTACGCGAGCTGATGGCCCAGTTGCCCGAATCCCGGGCCCGGGGCTACAAGGCGGGCCGCTTCAGCTTCAACGTCAAGGGCGGCCGCTGCGAGACCTGCGAGGGCGACGGGGTTTTGCGCATCGCCATGCACTTCCTGCCGGACGTCTATGTGGAATGTGAACGCTGCCACGGCCGGCGCTACAATGCGGAAACCCTGGACATCCGCTACAAGGGCAAAAATATTGCGGACATTCTGGATATGACCGTGGCCGAGGCCCTGGACTTTTTCCAGAACCTGCCGGGCATTCAGGGCAAGCTGCAGACCATTGTGGATGTGGGCCTGGGCTATGTGCGGCTGGGCCAGTCCTCGGTCACGCTCTCCGGCGGCGAGGCCCAGCGCATGAAGCTCGCCAAGGAGCTGAGCCGCCGGGCCACCGGCAGGACGCTGTACATTCTGGACGAACCCACGACCGGCCTGCACCCGGATGATATCCGTCAGCTCCTGGATGTGCTGGGCCGGCTGGTGGCGGCGGGCAACACCGTGGTGGTGATCGAGCACAATCTGGATGTCATAAAAACTGCGGATTATATCATCGATATCGGCCCGGAAGGGGGCGAGGCGGGCGGCGGGATCGTGGCGACCGGCACGCCCGAAGAAGTGGCGGCCTGTCCGCAGTCCTTTACCGGCAAATTTTTGCAACAGCTCTTGCCCGGCTGA
- the secB gene encoding protein-export chaperone SecB has product MADQHEQQTGQPVFRMQKMYIKDLSFESPHAPQVFQASQKHEPTIELDLKLKHEVVAEDNYEVSMTVTAKMVDKSNNDTVLMVVELEHAAVFLLRGIPEEHLERLLRVDCPFMLFPFTRQIVAQVTMDGGFLPLNLEPINFAAMYENMKNKNQKQDA; this is encoded by the coding sequence ATGGCTGATCAGCATGAGCAACAGACCGGGCAGCCGGTTTTTCGTATGCAGAAGATGTACATCAAGGACCTGTCCTTCGAGTCGCCCCACGCGCCCCAGGTTTTTCAGGCCTCGCAGAAGCACGAACCCACGATCGAGCTGGATTTGAAGCTGAAGCACGAAGTGGTGGCTGAAGACAACTACGAGGTGTCCATGACCGTCACCGCCAAAATGGTGGACAAGAGCAACAACGACACCGTACTCATGGTCGTTGAACTGGAGCACGCCGCAGTCTTTTTGCTCAGGGGCATTCCGGAAGAGCATCTGGAGCGTCTCCTGCGGGTGGATTGTCCCTTCATGCTGTTCCCCTTTACCCGGCAGATTGTGGCCCAGGTGACGATGGACGGCGGCTTCCTGCCCCTGAATCTGGAGCCCATCAATTTTGCGGCCATGTACGAAAACATGAAGAACAAAAACCAGAAGCAGGATGCCTGA
- the msrB gene encoding peptide-methionine (R)-S-oxide reductase MsrB — protein sequence MLTAHSSLAASREIWFAGGCFWGVEEYYSRIPGVLEAIPGYANGTTKNPSYEQVSTGTTGHAETVRVVYDPARVDLETLARQFFKIIDPFSVNRQGNDRGSQYRSGIYYRDEADRAVLAKIMAAEQAKYQRPFALELLPLTSFYPAEDYHQDYLKKHPKAYCHISFDSLKDIRPKGGQQQDFVQEGWNWSENFTLPSDAELKKRLEPEAYEVTRHGATERPFSGRYWNHTEPGIYVDIVSGEPLFSSKDKFDAGCGWPSFTKPIEPERLSEHRDTSHGMVRTEVKSRMGASHLGHVFPDGPKAQGGLRYCINSAALRFIPLADMDREGYGKYKKLVE from the coding sequence ATGCTGACTGCTCACTCAAGTCTGGCCGCATCGCGGGAAATCTGGTTTGCCGGCGGCTGTTTCTGGGGTGTTGAGGAATACTATTCCCGCATTCCGGGTGTGTTGGAGGCAATTCCGGGCTATGCGAATGGCACCACGAAAAATCCAAGTTATGAACAGGTCAGCACCGGCACCACCGGTCATGCGGAAACCGTGCGTGTGGTCTATGACCCGGCGCGCGTTGACCTTGAAACCCTGGCGCGGCAGTTTTTCAAAATTATCGACCCATTCAGTGTGAACCGGCAGGGCAATGACCGGGGCAGCCAGTACCGCAGCGGCATATATTACCGGGATGAGGCCGACCGCGCCGTGCTGGCGAAGATCATGGCCGCGGAGCAGGCCAAATACCAAAGGCCCTTTGCCCTGGAACTCCTGCCGCTCACCAGTTTTTATCCGGCCGAAGACTACCATCAGGATTATTTGAAAAAACACCCCAAAGCCTACTGCCATATCAGCTTTGACAGCCTGAAGGACATCAGGCCAAAGGGCGGCCAGCAGCAGGATTTCGTACAGGAAGGCTGGAACTGGTCCGAAAACTTTACCCTGCCAAGCGATGCGGAACTGAAAAAACGGCTGGAGCCGGAAGCCTATGAGGTGACCCGGCATGGGGCCACGGAACGGCCTTTTTCCGGCCGCTACTGGAACCACACGGAGCCCGGCATCTATGTGGACATCGTTTCGGGCGAGCCCCTCTTTTCCTCAAAGGACAAGTTCGATGCCGGCTGCGGCTGGCCCAGCTTCACGAAGCCCATTGAGCCGGAACGGCTGAGCGAACACCGCGACACCAGCCACGGCATGGTCCGCACCGAGGTGAAAAGCCGCATGGGCGCTTCCCATCTGGGTCATGTCTTCCCCGACGGGCCCAAAGCACAGGGCGGGCTCAGATACTGCATCAACAGCGCAGCCCTGCGCTTCATCCCGCTGGCCGACATGGACAGGGAAGGCTATGGCAAATACAAAAAGCTGGTGGAATAG
- a CDS encoding ketopantoate reductase family protein gives MNIVIIGAGAMGCLFGALLAPVARVSLYCRRKSLARILRTRGIVIKRLDGRQEQVPVQTLSELETAPRKTFDYALILTKTQASSEAGRIARELLRADGLAITLQNGLGNREHIAAHVGPERVLVGVTAQAATLMDAGSVRHTGMGETALGPADNPQRLHAFNLVRLFGEAGIPTVIADDPDALLWSKLVVNAAINAVAALLRVPNGVLAESPDCRAIMAQVVAEARAVAEALHIELPDSDPLRHALAICRQSAGNRCSTLQDVLRGRASEIEAINGAIVRLGAEHRVPTPVNDTLTRLMHALEATTETRVV, from the coding sequence ATGAACATCGTCATCATTGGCGCCGGCGCCATGGGCTGTCTCTTTGGGGCGCTGCTGGCCCCTGTGGCCCGGGTAAGCCTCTACTGCCGCCGGAAAAGTCTGGCCCGGATTCTGCGCACCCGGGGCATTGTCATCAAAAGGCTGGATGGCCGGCAGGAGCAGGTGCCGGTGCAGACCCTGAGCGAGTTGGAAACCGCTCCGCGCAAAACCTTCGACTATGCCCTCATCCTGACCAAAACCCAGGCCAGCAGCGAGGCCGGCCGCATTGCCCGGGAGCTCTTGCGCGCTGACGGTCTGGCCATTACCCTGCAGAACGGTCTTGGCAACCGGGAGCACATTGCGGCACACGTGGGGCCGGAGCGTGTGCTGGTCGGGGTCACCGCCCAGGCAGCCACCCTGATGGATGCCGGATCGGTGCGCCATACCGGCATGGGCGAAACGGCGCTGGGGCCGGCGGACAATCCGCAGCGGCTCCACGCCTTCAATCTGGTCAGACTCTTTGGCGAAGCAGGCATCCCCACCGTCATCGCAGACGATCCGGATGCGCTGCTCTGGTCCAAGCTTGTGGTCAACGCGGCCATCAATGCGGTGGCTGCCCTGCTGCGGGTGCCGAACGGCGTTTTGGCCGAAAGTCCGGACTGTCGAGCCATTATGGCGCAGGTGGTGGCCGAAGCCAGGGCCGTGGCCGAGGCCCTGCACATCGAACTGCCCGATTCCGATCCCCTGAGGCATGCGCTGGCCATCTGCAGGCAGAGCGCGGGCAATCGCTGCTCCACCCTGCAGGACGTGCTCCGTGGTCGGGCCAGCGAAATCGAGGCCATCAACGGCGCCATTGTCCGGCTCGGCGCGGAACACCGGGTTCCCACACCGGTCAACGACACGCTGACCCGGCTCATGCACGCCCTGGAGGCCACCACGGAGACGCGCGTGGTCTGA
- the panB gene encoding 3-methyl-2-oxobutanoate hydroxymethyltransferase: MQTRKLTIPDISARKQGPPLAMLTAYDYSWARIVDRAGVDMVLVGDSLGMVMLGHTSTVPVTMDDMVHHCRAVARGIEHALLVADMPFGSVRSKRQALANAIRLVQEGGADAVKVEGGAETANIAAAIVRAGVPVQGHVGLTPQTAVSLGGFKVQGKDATAARKVFDDARALADAGCFSVLMEAVPAPLAAEITKSLAVPTIGIGAGNQCDGQVLVMHDLLGLYDRFVPKFVKQYAKLGETATAAIQDYVRDVANRSFPAPEHSFHMKDEELALLLKSLR; this comes from the coding sequence ATGCAAACCAGGAAACTCACCATCCCCGATATTTCCGCGCGCAAGCAGGGTCCGCCCCTGGCCATGCTGACCGCTTACGACTACTCCTGGGCCCGGATCGTGGATCGGGCCGGGGTGGACATGGTTCTGGTCGGCGACAGCCTGGGCATGGTGATGCTGGGCCACACCAGCACCGTGCCCGTCACCATGGACGACATGGTCCATCACTGCCGGGCCGTGGCGCGCGGCATAGAGCATGCCCTGCTGGTGGCGGACATGCCTTTTGGCTCGGTGCGCAGCAAGCGCCAGGCCCTGGCCAACGCCATCCGGCTTGTGCAGGAGGGCGGCGCGGATGCGGTCAAGGTGGAGGGCGGCGCGGAAACGGCCAACATTGCGGCCGCCATCGTGCGGGCCGGAGTGCCGGTGCAGGGCCACGTGGGCCTGACGCCGCAGACTGCGGTCAGTCTGGGGGGCTTCAAGGTGCAGGGCAAGGACGCCACCGCGGCGCGCAAGGTCTTTGACGACGCCCGCGCGCTGGCAGATGCGGGTTGCTTTTCGGTGTTGATGGAGGCCGTGCCCGCTCCGCTGGCCGCGGAAATTACCAAAAGCCTGGCCGTGCCAACCATTGGCATCGGCGCCGGCAACCAGTGCGACGGGCAGGTTTTGGTCATGCACGATCTTTTGGGACTCTACGACCGTTTTGTGCCGAAATTCGTGAAGCAGTACGCGAAACTCGGCGAAACCGCCACCGCAGCCATTCAGGACTATGTCAGGGACGTGGCCAACCGCAGCTTTCCCGCGCCGGAACACAGCTTTCACATGAAGGATGAAGAACTGGCACTCCTGCTGAAGAGCCTCAGGTGA
- the rpsA gene encoding 30S ribosomal protein S1, translating to MTMEAERFDQLLEEKKSKPVRMQPGDRVDALIVGVSGEHVFLDVGGKSEGVMAAAELRNEAGELSAAEGDRVQVYLLSNRNGELIFTARLGGHGSRELEEAFQAGIPVQGTVSAEVKGGFSVMVAGQRCFCPYSQMDIRRVESADEYLNKTLSFRVMEYSNRGRNILVSARAVLEEERQRQREKLVQELQVGMQVAGVVSSIRDFGAFVDLGGVDGLIPIGELAWGQTERVSDVLSRGDKVQVVIKALDWERDRISLSLRDTLPNPWDAVQSAYPVGSRHQGRVVRLAPFGAFVSLEPGVDGLVHISRLGAGRKLHHPREALELGQELSVQVEGVDLAQRRISLAPADWEPAGQEPGDKASRSPREGGGHGGHERQGERREAFKMPAGKPLSMGTLGDVFAKAEEQRKKR from the coding sequence ATGACTATGGAAGCGGAACGTTTCGATCAACTGCTTGAGGAAAAGAAGAGCAAGCCTGTCCGGATGCAGCCCGGCGACCGGGTGGACGCGCTTATCGTCGGCGTGAGCGGCGAGCACGTCTTTCTGGACGTGGGCGGCAAGAGTGAAGGCGTCATGGCCGCAGCCGAACTCCGCAACGAGGCCGGCGAACTGAGTGCTGCCGAAGGCGACCGGGTGCAGGTGTATCTCCTGTCGAACCGGAACGGCGAGCTGATCTTCACCGCCCGGCTCGGCGGCCATGGCTCCCGGGAGCTGGAAGAGGCCTTTCAGGCCGGCATTCCGGTGCAGGGCACCGTGAGCGCCGAAGTCAAGGGTGGCTTTTCGGTGATGGTGGCGGGCCAGCGCTGTTTCTGCCCCTATTCGCAGATGGACATTCGCCGGGTGGAGTCTGCGGACGAGTATCTGAACAAAACCTTGAGCTTTCGGGTCATGGAGTACAGCAACCGGGGCCGTAATATCCTGGTGTCGGCCCGGGCCGTCCTGGAGGAAGAGCGTCAGCGGCAGCGCGAAAAGCTGGTGCAGGAACTGCAGGTCGGGATGCAGGTAGCGGGTGTGGTCAGCTCCATCCGGGATTTCGGGGCCTTTGTCGATCTGGGCGGGGTGGATGGCCTCATTCCCATCGGCGAGCTGGCCTGGGGCCAGACCGAGCGGGTGAGCGACGTGTTGAGCCGGGGCGACAAGGTCCAGGTGGTCATCAAGGCGCTGGACTGGGAGCGTGACCGCATATCCCTCAGCCTGCGCGATACCCTGCCCAATCCCTGGGATGCGGTACAGAGCGCCTACCCGGTCGGTTCGCGGCATCAGGGCCGGGTGGTCAGGCTCGCCCCTTTCGGCGCCTTTGTGAGCCTGGAACCGGGGGTGGACGGTCTCGTCCATATTTCCAGGCTGGGCGCGGGCCGCAAGCTGCACCATCCCCGTGAGGCCTTGGAACTCGGGCAGGAACTGAGCGTTCAGGTGGAGGGCGTGGATCTGGCGCAGAGACGCATCTCCCTGGCCCCGGCAGACTGGGAGCCTGCAGGGCAGGAGCCGGGCGACAAGGCATCCCGTTCCCCCCGCGAAGGTGGCGGGCACGGCGGTCATGAGCGGCAGGGCGAGCGGCGGGAAGCCTTCAAAATGCCAGCCGGCAAACCGCTTTCCATGGGCACCCTGGGCGATGTGTTCGCCAAGGCAGAGGAGCAGCGGAAGAAACGGTGA
- the gatC gene encoding Asp-tRNA(Asn)/Glu-tRNA(Gln) amidotransferase subunit GatC, which produces MLEQEELAHVARLARLDMDAAELARMTGQLDAILRYAAKLDEVDISGVAPTTHTLNAVNALRDDEARPSLPRDEALNNAPERNDRAFIVPKVIA; this is translated from the coding sequence ATGCTGGAACAGGAAGAACTTGCGCATGTGGCCAGGCTGGCCAGACTGGATATGGATGCGGCGGAACTGGCGCGAATGACCGGCCAGTTGGACGCCATTCTGCGCTATGCCGCCAAACTGGATGAGGTGGACATCAGCGGCGTGGCTCCGACCACCCATACGCTGAATGCGGTCAATGCCCTGCGCGACGATGAGGCGCGGCCCTCCCTGCCTCGCGACGAGGCGCTGAACAATGCGCCGGAGCGGAATGATCGGGCCTTCATCGTTCCCAAGGTCATTGCCTGA
- the gatA gene encoding Asp-tRNA(Asn)/Glu-tRNA(Gln) amidotransferase subunit GatA — protein sequence MNALHTLGLSEALNLLAKGEISALELTRAHLARIEAVDGRVRAFLAVGAEQALDAAKRADADRRAGRAGLLCGAPLGLKDLLCTRDLPTTCGSRMLENFVAPYNATVVEKLLQAGAVILGKQAMDEFAMGSSSEHCAFGIPENPWQAGRICGGSSGGSAAAVAADECLASLGSDTGGSVRQPASLCGVVGLKPTYGRVSRYGLVAFASSLDQIGPLTKNVADCALLLEAIAGFDPRDATSVNRPVPRYRDALQAGLAGRTIGVPTEYFSAALDSDVEKAVRQGIAVLQDLGARVVDISLPHTEYCVAVYYLIAPAEASSNLARFDGVRYGYRDPETAELPELYSRSRARAFGDEVKRRILIGTYALSAGYYDAYYKKASQVRTLIREDFTHAFQHCDLIASPVCPRPAWPIGATQDDPLAVYLSDILTVSANLAGIPALSVPCGFSAEGLPIGLQLQAAHFGEEILLSAGQALESALGITRRPAL from the coding sequence ATGAATGCACTGCACACGCTGGGCCTGAGCGAGGCCCTGAATTTATTGGCAAAGGGTGAAATCTCGGCCCTCGAGCTGACCAGGGCGCATCTGGCGCGCATCGAGGCCGTGGACGGCCGTGTCAGGGCCTTTCTGGCGGTCGGCGCAGAACAGGCGCTGGACGCAGCCAAGAGGGCGGACGCAGACCGCAGGGCGGGGCGGGCCGGACTGCTCTGCGGCGCGCCTTTGGGCTTGAAAGACCTGCTCTGCACCAGGGACCTGCCTACGACCTGCGGCTCGAGAATGCTGGAAAACTTTGTCGCCCCCTACAATGCCACGGTGGTGGAAAAGCTTCTGCAGGCCGGGGCAGTCATCCTGGGCAAACAGGCCATGGATGAGTTCGCGATGGGTTCCAGCTCCGAGCACTGCGCCTTCGGGATCCCGGAAAATCCGTGGCAGGCGGGCCGCATCTGCGGCGGCTCCAGCGGCGGTTCGGCGGCGGCGGTGGCGGCGGACGAATGTCTGGCCTCGCTTGGCTCCGATACCGGCGGTTCCGTGCGCCAGCCCGCCTCGCTTTGCGGCGTGGTGGGGCTCAAGCCCACCTATGGCCGCGTATCCCGCTATGGTCTGGTGGCCTTTGCCTCGTCCCTGGATCAAATCGGGCCCCTGACGAAAAACGTGGCTGACTGTGCGCTGCTTCTGGAAGCCATAGCGGGCTTCGACCCCAGGGATGCCACCTCTGTGAACCGGCCCGTACCGCGTTATCGCGACGCGCTCCAGGCGGGCCTTGCGGGCAGGACCATTGGCGTGCCAACGGAGTATTTCAGCGCTGCCCTGGACAGCGACGTGGAAAAGGCGGTGCGGCAGGGCATTGCCGTGCTGCAGGACTTGGGCGCCCGGGTGGTGGACATCAGCCTGCCGCACACCGAGTACTGTGTGGCGGTCTACTATCTGATCGCGCCGGCCGAGGCCAGCTCCAACCTGGCCCGCTTCGATGGCGTGCGTTACGGCTACCGTGACCCGGAGACGGCGGAACTGCCCGAGCTCTACAGCCGCAGCCGGGCCCGCGCTTTTGGCGACGAGGTCAAGCGCCGTATCCTGATTGGCACCTATGCGCTTTCCGCCGGCTACTATGACGCCTACTACAAAAAGGCCTCGCAGGTGCGCACCCTCATTCGTGAGGATTTCACCCACGCCTTTCAGCACTGTGACCTCATTGCCTCGCCCGTGTGCCCACGGCCTGCCTGGCCCATCGGCGCGACCCAGGATGATCCCCTTGCCGTCTATCTCTCGGATATCCTGACCGTCTCGGCCAATCTGGCCGGCATCCCCGCCCTGTCTGTGCCCTGCGGCTTTTCCGCGGAAGGTCTGCCCATCGGCCTGCAGCTCCAGGCCGCGCATTTTGGCGAGGAGATCCTGCTCAGCGCCGGGCAGGCCCTGGAGAGCGCCCTGGGCATTACACGCAGGCCGGCATTGTGA
- the hisC gene encoding histidinol-phosphate transaminase — protein MKLPIPEHIRSIVPYPPGKPLDELERQYGVKNAIKLASNENPWGPSPRAIAAITAALPTLHRYPDGSSYALTQALARHLHCAPEMLVLGNGSDEMLGLLVSACMEPGDEAISSFPSFLMYQKCVQVQGCRNIVLPLKDMRHDLEAIARAATSRTRLVFLDNPNNPTGSLFPEAALLELCRALPDTALVVLDEAYRDFADPALQLDSVRLAGEQRQGAQIVALRTFSKAYGLAGLRLGYGLMRPELAAMLHRVRHPFNVNSLAQVGVVAALADQEHYARTISGTRAGLACLQEAVNGLGCRCFPSQSNFFLVDVQGDANRLYEAMLHRGVITRSMSAYGFPNYLRITVGTEAENRRFLTALAECLHELHYG, from the coding sequence ATGAAGCTGCCCATTCCCGAACACATCAGAAGCATCGTTCCCTATCCGCCCGGCAAACCGCTGGACGAGCTGGAACGGCAGTACGGCGTCAAAAACGCCATCAAGCTGGCCTCCAACGAAAACCCCTGGGGCCCTTCGCCCCGGGCGATCGCCGCGATTACTGCCGCTCTGCCCACTCTGCACCGCTATCCGGACGGCTCCTCCTATGCGCTGACCCAGGCGCTGGCCAGGCATCTGCACTGCGCGCCGGAGATGCTGGTTCTGGGCAACGGTTCCGACGAGATGCTGGGGCTTTTGGTGAGCGCCTGCATGGAACCGGGCGATGAAGCCATTTCCAGCTTTCCCTCCTTTTTGATGTACCAGAAGTGTGTGCAGGTACAGGGCTGCAGGAATATCGTCCTGCCCCTGAAGGATATGCGGCACGATCTGGAGGCCATTGCCCGGGCTGCCACCAGCCGTACCCGGCTCGTGTTTCTGGACAACCCCAACAATCCGACCGGATCCCTTTTTCCCGAGGCCGCCCTGCTCGAGCTCTGCCGGGCCCTGCCCGACACCGCCCTGGTGGTGCTGGACGAGGCCTACCGGGATTTTGCCGATCCCGCCCTCCAGCTGGATTCGGTACGCCTGGCTGGCGAGCAGCGCCAGGGTGCACAGATTGTGGCGCTCCGCACTTTTTCCAAGGCCTATGGGCTCGCCGGCCTGCGGCTGGGTTACGGCCTGATGCGCCCGGAACTGGCCGCCATGCTGCACCGGGTGCGCCATCCCTTCAACGTGAACAGTCTGGCCCAGGTGGGCGTGGTCGCGGCGCTTGCAGACCAGGAGCACTATGCGCGCACCATCAGCGGCACCCGTGCGGGTCTGGCCTGCTTGCAGGAGGCGGTGAACGGACTCGGCTGCAGGTGCTTTCCATCCCAGAGCAATTTCTTTCTGGTTGACGTGCAGGGCGATGCGAACCGGCTTTACGAGGCCATGCTCCACCGGGGCGTGATCACCCGCTCCATGAGCGCCTACGGCTTTCCGAACTATCTCAGGATCACGGTCGGCACGGAGGCGGAAAACCGGCGTTTTCTGACAGCCCTGGCCGAATGCCTGCACGAGTTGCACTATGGCTGA